The following nucleotide sequence is from Halogeometricum borinquense DSM 11551.
GGATACTCTCCCAACCGCCCTTGAACTTTGGTAGTTCTACCACATACATATAATAAGACGTATGAATTCCACTAGTTCTACTATGTAGAAATAGATGTCGGCCTGCAACCCACTAGTAGAATTATTCTACTAAGTATATTAATTACACGGTATGTATATAATACAACAATCTCACGCCTAGCCTGTGCTAACTGATCCAAGCAAGATAGATCAGGTTGCAGAACAAAGTCAGCAGATAGAGGAGGATATCTTCCTGAGCCATATCGGTGAGTTCTATGATCAGAAAATGAATATCGCCATGGATCTCTATGATGCGGCAGCAGAACATACCAACAACTTCCGAGATATTGAAAAGGAAGATATTCGAGAAGATCCCCGTATTGTTCGTATTCTTCGGTATCTAGTGAAGCCGAAAATTAGTCAGATGAAGTTCGGACAGTTCGCCGGAGTTAATTCAACAAACAATTACGAAGAATACACGCTAGCCGAAGCGAGTACACCAAATCACCAGATTGCACAAGATCTTGCAGATTTCACCGCAGCGAACCTTGATCCAGAGAAGGTACCATGGCTCTCTGACCCCACTATTGACGAAGAAGAGGAAATTGAATACTCACGCCGGTGGATTTGCGATAAGATTGCAGAACAAGAGGCAACAACCCACTATCGAAACTGGCGGAAGGATAAACAAGAACAGACGGTAGCAGAAATGCTTGACGACGCAGGCTACACTGATTCTGGTTATTCTGGTAAGATTTCTTCGACTAACGATATTCCTGTAGGGACCTATGCGGAAGAATCGAAGGTTGCAGGTGCCGATGTTCAGAAAGCCGATTTCATTGTGCGACCGACGGAAGATACGGTTATTTTCATTGAGGCGAAGGCGATCGGTGTTCGGGTTGATTCGCACAAACGGGTGAAGGAAATTCGGAACAAAGCCTCAGACTGGAAAGACG
It contains:
- a CDS encoding XamI family restriction endonuclease: MLTDPSKIDQVAEQSQQIEEDIFLSHIGEFYDQKMNIAMDLYDAAAEHTNNFRDIEKEDIREDPRIVRILRYLVKPKISQMKFGQFAGVNSTNNYEEYTLAEASTPNHQIAQDLADFTAANLDPEKVPWLSDPTIDEEEEIEYSRRWICDKIAEQEATTHYRNWRKDKQEQTVAEMLDDAGYTDSGYSGKISSTNDIPVGTYAEESKVAGADVQKADFIVRPTEDTVIFIEAKAIGVRVDSHKRVKEIRNKASDWKDEFEGAETVAVIEGWTTGDKVRTMMDDDIAVYWEHRLEEDFREDLAEKLNQNQQKVQNQS